Within Oscillatoria nigro-viridis PCC 7112, the genomic segment GGTTGTCGATACCTGGTTTTGCGGTTTCTCCGGTGACTGCGCAGGGCGCGACGCGATGCTAAATCGTGCTTAATTTGTTGTCCCCTGTGGGTTAATTCAGCACCCCAGATTACTTTGTCGTCTCGGACAATTGCTAATCCACTAACTTTTGCACCCGGATCGATTTTTAATTGATGGGGTTGTATTTGGGGAGCGGATACTGTGTATTTGAGTACGATCGTCAAGGGGTAACGTCGATAAATAGCAGCTTTTTGCAGTTTTAACAATCGCCTTGCTTGTCCCGGTGGTACTGGGTTAAGCGGTTGTCCATTGGTATCGACAACAAAGACAAAATTAGACATGGATGTCCTCCCTTGCGGGGTAATGTTTTCCTCGCCAATGTTTTGAGGGCTTGTTATGCCAATCGCACTTCCTTAACCAAATAGGGATGTTTAACTATTGACGACAGGGCTACAAGCTGGAAAGCACCTGTAGGTGTCATGACCCTCGAAACGTAGTTTGTAACTGAGGCTGGCTATCTCTCCAGCCTTGGAAGTGGTTGTCCACTCTTGTCTGCTGTTTGGTGGATAGCATTCTCAGAAGGCTTTAGTTAATAGAACTTACGCAGTAATAGCCTAATTATGTCATTCTGAGTCCTTCAAGCAGTTTACCACGAGCGTAGCGAAGGTTCCGCAAGTAATGCGAAGAATCTCAAACTCTTGCCACACCATTACAAAGCCTAAGCCCTGGTTAATTAGTTTTATGCGAGAATGCAAGCCACTTAATAATAGATCGTAAAACCGTTTGGCAATAAATCAAATAACTGTTTTTATTAAAAGGTTTTGATATTAAACGCGAGCGCGTTTGAGAGATGTTCCATTTGCCAAGTATAATCATGTACGAATCTCTTCAGCATTTTCTCACACTCACAATTGAAACTGTAGTAATTTTTGGGTACGGTGGCTTAATTCTTCACTATATCGCTACGCTGTTAGCATCGAAGCAGATGAATTATTCTGAAAAAGTCTCCGCAGAACTTGCCCCAGATTTTGTGCCTCTTCTCAATGAAATTGCTTCCTTTCCTGCTGTTGCCGAATGTGCAGCAACTCCAGAACCCACAGAAGAACAGCGCCTCACCTCTTCGCTACAAGTTAAAGCCGAATTTGCTTCTAATATTCAACTCGATACCGACACATTAAATCTACCCTTCATTCAAGTCGATAGCCTGAGTCTCCGACAATGCCGCACCGTTATTCGAGCGCTCAATTCCACTCTCCCACGAAGTGAGCATATTCGCCTGAAACTCAACAAAAAAGATGTGCCAGCAGATTCGTTAAAATTTCAAATTAAGAAGCACTTTGAGCATCGACCGCAGCAAGTTGTCTCCCTAATTGAGCAAATTTTGAAAGCTAGTTAAAATGCTCGGAGAATCAACGACTAAATTAGTGTTCTTTTTCAAAAAAACTTCTGGTAACGAGTTGATAAAAAGTTTTTTTGAATGAACCCTCCTTTTCCTGACCAAGCTATTAGTTACTTTCTTCAGCGCCAAGGGGAATCAGACCCTTGCCAATCTGTTCGCTCAACTCGTTGAGACTCAATCCCAGTTCAATGGCGATCGCACCGCACGAATTCTCTCCATCCCACCGACGTTACCTGGATATAAGCTAGATAGGGCTTACTGAATAAGTTAGGAAAAATCGCGATCGCAATTAATGGGCAATTCAAGCTCGGCAAAACATAACTTTTTGTTGACTATAACTTGCCCAGTTATAGCTTTTAATAATCATTGAACCATAAATAGGTGTGATTTTTGGTTTTTGACATAAAAACACACAAAAAACCCGTCTTAACCAGGTAGCAAGGTTCATCACTAAAAAAGTAATAGCAATAGCTGTTTCCGAAGTATTATCAAGCTTTGCCATCACTCGATTCAAGCTAAATCTTCTTTTACCTTGTCCAAATTTGCCCTCAATAGAGTTACGAATTCTTTCATCTTCCCAGGCTTGTTTCTTGGTTTCCTTACTAACAATTGCTGGTGGCCTTCCTAAAGGGGGGCCACTAATTCTAATTCCTCTTTCTTTACACCAGGCTCGATTTTCCCTGGTTCGATAAATGCGATCGGCATGGACTGATTCTGGATAGCATCCTGTGTAAATTTTAAATGCTTCAAATGAGTGCTTTTAAGTCTCCTGATTCGTTAAAGTTATCCCAACTTATCCGGTCTAAAAATACATATCCTTCACTGCAACTCGCTGACAGTTTAGCTCCAAACTCTACGGGTTTTCCTGCTTTTCCTCTAACAATGGGACGGATGTGCGGTTGGCTTAAACTTACCCCAACTGTCCGATATACTCTGTTTTTTATTTTCCAATAACCAGAGTTGTTGGCGATAGACTTCTGTGAGAACTAGCAAGGTTTTATATTGCTTTTTGGTCAAACTTTGTAGGGTGGCACCTGATTCGATTAGCTGTTCAATATTAGCGAGGTTTCTTTTGATATATTGCAGTTGTTTTTTAAGGGCTTGGATTTTTTTGTTTCGTTTAGGTCGTCGTTGTTTTGCTACTGCTAAGTAGTCTTTCCTGGCTATTTTCCGGTAGGTTCTGGGTTTTTTATTGATTTTTACTTTGAGGGATTTATAGAGAATATCGATGATTTTTTCGGTATGAACTCTGGCTCGGTTTAATAGCCCTAAGTCGGTGGGATAGCTAATATCTGCTGGAGCACAGGTCGCATCTATGACTAATTTTCCTTGATTGGTTAATTCATTTTTTGCGTCCGAATCCTTTTTTTTCGGGCGGTTTTGGGGTGGTTTCGCGCATTTTTTCCACCATCCGTTCGTTCACTTTCTTGATTAAGTTTGCACTGATTCGCTGCCGAAAGTGGACTAATAATGATGGATCAAATGGGGGTTCATTACTGTATGTTGATTGACCTATAAAGTATTGCAGGTATGGGTTTTCTCGGATCTGTTCTACTGTTTCTATGTCGCTGATTCCCAGCTTTTCTTTGATAATTAATGCCCCTAATGCCATCCTAAATGATGCAAGCGGGTGCTCCCATTTCGGTCGGAAAATTTGCAGCATATTCTGATTCAAATTCTAACCAAGGAATTAGTTGGGTCATTTTTACCCAACGGTTATCTTCTGACAATCTTCCTTCAAAGGGGAGTTCAAAGTCGGATGGGGAGCTTGGGGCAAGCTCAGCTTTTCTATACACGATCGCAGGTGGTGATGCACGGGTTTTGACTGATTATACCTGTTTTTCACGGCGACCCTTACTACTTTTTTGTTCGGAAAACCCATACACTGTTTACTTTTCTCACTGATTCAGCAAGCCCTAGATAGCAGCATATCTGCCTGCCGCGAAGATTTGTTGCGCTGTTAATTGCAAGTCGGGAAAGATTGAGGAAATAAGTAGATCGTCATTTTGAAACAACTGTTTTTGATACTCGTCTTCTCGCAGCGTACAAATAGTAACTGTCGGTTGTCTGGGTTTGCCAATATATTCTCTGCCACCAATGCCCAGACAGTCAACAATCCAATACTCAGGCACTCCTAGTATGGCGTAATCTTCAACTTTGCGAGCGTAATCGTTCTGCCAGTTGGTGCTAACGACTTCAGCAATCAGTTTAATAGAAGAACCTGATGTAATTACAGGTTTTTGTTGCCACAAAGGTTCATTAATTAGTCGAGTTTGGTCTAATACAAGCACATCGGGGCGAAAGGCTGTTGCTGTTCCTAATAGTTTGATGAGACAGCGAGGGGGGATAAGGTAGGGTAGATCCAGGCGGTCAATTTCTACATTCAGTTTTCGTCCCAGAAAACCGGATACTTGTTCGTGCGGCCCTGTTGGTTCCATTTCGGTTAATTCACCATCAATCAGTTCGTAGCAATCGCTGTCGCCGTAGTTTGTAATAAATTCATCAACAGTTATAAGTTTTGGAGGTGATTGAACCATTGTGTTTATTCCTCATCCGACGGCAATGTACGTCTTTATTCAAAGCCTCGCCATACCTGAAAGATTGGCTGTGGGTTGTTTGCGACTTTGTTCCTCGGCGTCAGTCAAAGTAATCTTGCGCCTGCCAATCTGTTCGATCAACTCGCTCAAACTCAATCCGCGCTCTCTAGCAATAGCGCGAAAACCTTCCCACCCCGCAGATGTTACCTGAATGTTCCTTTGCTTTTTTGGCTCCTCATATCGAGGTTCGCCTCCGCCTAACTTTAAATTAGCTAGAGAGTTGGGGTGGAGCTGCGTTCCTTTGCTTGGGGGCATTTTGCAACATTATCCTTTCGACTTTTTTCTTTATTATCCCACATTACGAGCAAATTTCCGTGGTACTATAGGTAATATGGAATCAACCTATACGAGTCAACTTCTTCAATCTGGTGTCTAGCTTTGGGGCTGGCAAGTCAGGGGTTGACTTATCTCAGGAGGCACTAGGAAATGCACCCAACTCAGGAGACACCGGGCAGCGAGCAGCGTCAACCTTTAGTAGTTTTGCGAGGCTCAACCCGAAAGCACCACCACACTGTTGCAGACTCCCTGCGGATTGACCCAGATTTCCAAACGCTCATCCCTCCTTTGAGTGCGAGCGAGTTTGCTACCTTAGAAGCCAGCATTCAAGAGAAAGGGTGTCGGGACCCTTTGGTGGTTTGGGCTGAGGAAAAAATTCTCATCGACGGTCACAACCGCTATGCTATTTGTACGGCGCACGGCATCCCCTACCAAACTGTAGAGATGTCTTTCGACAGCCCTAACACCGTCAAAGTTTGGATGCTCCTCAATCAACTGGGCCGCCGCAATCTCACGTCTGAGTCAGTCAGCTATTTGCGCGGCACTTGGTACGAACTCACCAAACAGTCCCGCGGCGGAGACAGAAAATCAAGTGGTCATTTTGACCACTTGAAAACAGAGACAAAGTTGGGGGCACAGTTCAAGGCATCCCCAAAAACAATTCGCAGAGACGCTCAGTTTGCTAAAGCAGTAGACACCCTGAGTTCTATTGGAGGAGAGGATATGAAGTGGAAAATACTGAATCGCTCTGCGGGGATGACCAAGAAGCAGGTCATCGCTTTGGCGATTGATGCTCGCAGCCGTCCGGCTAAGGTTGCCAAAACTTTACAGGGGCGCGACCAAAAAGTAAAGCTTGAAGGTGAACTTACCATCGCTCATCACCTGACGCTCAAAATTGGTTCCTTAGTAGAAGTGTACGCGCCCGATCGCCAGGACGTTAACGGTCGGTTGGGGCGCATTCAGTCAGTGGGCGAGAAAACGGCTACCGTGTGGATGCGGCACATCCCTACTCTTGCCATGAATTTGCATACCTTCAAACACTCAGCTCTCACCGCCCGGCCGCTCGAAAATCAACCCGGACTTCAAGAAATTTGCGATCGCACTGGCCGACTTCACCAATTAGGCAATCTAGATCCGTTTGAAGTAGAAATCCTGAACTTGTTAGAAAGAGCAACGGTTCTTACTCCCACCGAATTGCAGTATTTAGAACTGATTGAGAACAGACACAAGCTTGATTGAGTGCCTCATGGTGTTGCTGAATCAAATATTCGGGGAGATTTGCAGGCGGGGCTTCGTCGTCGTAATAGTAGATAAATAGACAACCGATGATGCTGTCGCTGTGTTCTAATAACCAGCAGAAAGAAAGGGGTTTTTTGATTTAATTGATGACGTATTTTTCAAAGTCAAAGTTAGGTTTGACTAGCATTGAGGGGGCGAGATCCTTTGCGTTCAGCAGCGAATGCTTGCCAGAGGGGGGCGAGATCCTTTGCGTCGGTTGCGGTGGCTAGACGGTGGCTGTAAGGGGCGATCTGGCGATCGGCATAGTTGTGGCTGTCATAGTTTTTGGGGAGTGAATTTGCTCCGAAGGTGAAAGCCTTCTATTGTGTATTGGGATTTCGCGGGGTATTTTTACGCAAAATCGGAGTTTTTATAATAAAAGTTAATATATAGGACTCAAAGAGGGAGGCCCAGAAACCGGGTTTTTTACGAAAATACTGAATCGCAGTGTTGAATCTGCTGAAAAACCCGGTTTCTTTAGTTGGCGGGTGCAGGAGTGGAAAGCAGGCTATCTACTCAATCAAGGAGAGGATGGAGGAATAGAATCAATATTTGCCAAAGCAAAGTTGAGCATTTCTTCTGCCCGATCTATTGTTTGCACTGCGTCTGTTTGTGAGATTTGTATATCAGCGTTATAGTCAGCTTCTAATCGAGTTTTTTGGGCATCTATTAGGTAACGATGGAACTGCACCGGAACGCGGCCCGAACGAGCAAATTTTTGACCGAAACCGGCGATGACAGCGGAGTGGCGAGAATAAGATAATTTCTCTGACTCTAAAAATGCAGTGACTATGTAAAACATCACATAATAAGCGCGGGAAGCGGCAGAATCAAAAAAGCCTTGCTCACATAAAACCCGTGCAGCCTGCAAAGTTCTATCAGCTTTATCAAGTAACCTTTGTTGCTCTGGGTTCATATTGGGACTCCTTCGCGACGGATATTGCGAAAGAAACCGCTTTCATACTCTTGGTACTTCTGAAGTGTGGCAAACATACAGCTAATCACGACGGTATGTTCTAAGCATATATCGGCAATCAAAACAGAAATACGCTCGCTTTCTTGGGAGTAATTGAAGGGTTGTTTGAGAAGGATTAATATATCAATATCGGAGTCCGGTCTAGCATCGCCTCTGGCTTGGGAACCATAGAGAATGATTCGGATTAACTGTTCGCCATAAAGATTTTCTAATCCCTGGCGGATTTGGGCAATAATTTCTTTGAGTTGAACATTGATCGTTGAAGTTGGCATAGTTGTTTATAAGCCAATCGATGATTTTTTTAGCTAAGATGTTGGCAATATACCAATTATAGCTTGTAAAAGTATAGTCATCTATTACATGACATGGGAGGCATCAAGTCCCTCCCCTTTCTTTTTTACTTCAAGCGGATTAACCCGCCTCGGCTGAACTACGCAGCTCTCTATCCCATCGCTAAAAGCATTTGGGACTGCTTTTCTCAAGATATTATAAGATCCATTAACATCAGCGTTAATTAATCGACCGCTCGATGTTTTGTACAATCCTCTCTTAATTCGTTTACCGCAAAACTTGACACGATCGGCATCATTCTCCCCGCAAACAGGAATCGGGTCTAAATTCAGGAAACTGGATCTAGAAGTATACGATTCTTCCTGCACCATCACTCTTATTCCCACCAATGCAGCCTTATATTCCAACATCTCAATCAATCGAGCATGAGGAACTGTTACGAAGTTCTGATTAGTTTGTTTCCCTAAATTTATCTCGTTTTTCCATTGTACATTTTTACCAATTACCAGAGTTCCCATCTTTCGTTCTCTTAAAATATTAATGATGTCACGACTGGCATGGTGTAAGTAATTATCGATTTTCTGGTTTCGACAACGAGTTAGGCGTTGAATCCGTGATGAAGTTTTACGCAGACCTTTTAACTGAGATTGTAACTGTGCTTTACGTTTGTTGTAGAATTGATTAATTGATTTCAATGGTCGCCCGTTAATCAGCAGAGGGGTAAAGCCCGGCTGATTTGAAGTTAACGCCATTAAATTATTCAATCCTAAATCAATACTAGCTATTAATTCTTTTTGGTTTTCATCCACGGTGGACTCCGGTTCACTTCGACTACGCTCAGCACAGGCATTGTAAATTACCTCAATTACATAGCAATCGCATTTGGGAATCAATCTAACTTGACAAATCTGCTCTTGTTCTATCTTAGTTTTAATTAAAATATTAGTCCCGGAAAGCTTGATAATTCCTTTCTTTAGTTGCTGGCGACTAATCGCCTGAATTGTATAGACGAGAATATTCCGACCCTTGACTTTATCTTTGTACTTTGGTAATTTCGGGCGACCCGTGAATTTCGTGGGTTCTCTTTTGTAAGCTTTGACTGCTTCAAAAAAAGACTTCCAATTCTTGTCCAATATCATTAATATTTGTTGACTTACCTTGGCTGGTAATTCCTTATATGCTTGATGAGACTTCATTAAATGGTTCATTTCGTTGTAATTTATATAACCCCATCCATAGACAAAACTCTGACGAATAATGTAGTTAGCGGCGTTGTACAAATTTTTCGATTTAAAGGCTAATCCGTCTATTTCAACAAAACGATTTTCGGTGGATTTAATGATGTGTCTCTCTGCTAGTTGCATTCAGACTCTCCATTTTTTAACGATCACAATAATTCTATCAGTTGACCCTTACAGCACTTCCGGGTGTTATGAGGTACAATAAGAATAGATTTAAAAAATACACCAATGAAAGCATATTCAGTAGATTTGCGGACAAAAATAGTAGCAGCCCATCAAGATCAGAAGCTGTCGATCAGAAAAACAGCAGCGATATTTTCCGTCAGTAAAAGTTTAGTTCAAAAACTGGTCAAGCAACAAAAAATAGAGGGGAATTTACAGCCGAAACGAGAGTGGAAAACCGAGATATAGTCATTTGAATAATTCCACAGCTTCTTTGAGAGAAATAGTGGCAGCACATCCCGATGCAACCTTACTAGAATTGTGTGAGTTATTTGCTCAGAAGACGGGAAATTGGGTGGGTAGAACAGCCATGTGTAACGCCTTACAAAAGTTAGGATTAAATCGTAAAAAAAAACAGTTAGGAGTAGCCAAGCAGGCACTGAAAGAGTCATGAAATTAAGGTTAGAGTATTGGGAAAAAGTCAAGCATATCGACCCCAAAAATCTAGTCTTTTTAGATGAGACTGGAGTATTGCTAGGTTTAACCAGAACTCATGCACGTTCCCAACGAGGCACGAGAGCCTATGCGGTCAAACCTTTTTATCGAGGCAAGAAAGTCACAGTAATTGGTGCAATTAGTCTCACGGAAGTAGTGGCATTAATGACCATAGACAACTCGATGGATAGCCAAGCATTTGAGGTGTTTATCGACAAATGCTTAGTGCCACAATTGTGGTCGGGAGCAGTAGTAGTGATGGATAACTTACCAGCGCATAAAGTAGATTCAATTAAGCCTATGATTGAAGCGGTGGGTGCTTCTATCTTGTGTTTGTCCCCATACTCTCCTGATTTTAATCCAATTGAATTATGGTGGTCGCAACTCAAATCTTTATTGCGACAGTTTTCACCAACCACCACTCAAATGGTTGATACGATAATTGCTGTGGCTCTTGACTTAATTAATCCGAAACATCTCAAAAACTGGTTTACTAATTGCTGCTACTGTACCTCATAACATCCGGAAGTGCTGTATGACTATATGATACTACCATTGTTTACTACTGCTTACAAACTTAATAAAGTTTTATAATAGTGGCAAATGATGCTCGCAGTCGTCCGGCTCAAGTTGCCAAAACTTTACAGGGGCGATGTCATTGGGTAAAACCTGAAAAGCAAGCTGCCATCGCTCACCACCTGACGCTCAAAATTGGTTCCTTGGTGGAAGTGTACGCGCCCGATCGCCAAGATGTTAACGGCAGGTTAGGCCGCATTCACTCTGTCGGGGAGAAAACCGCCACTGTGTGGATGCGACACATCCCCACCGTTACTATGCAGTTATACACATTCAAACACTCGGCTCTCACTGCTGTACCGCTCGAAAATCAACCGGGACTTCAAGAAATTTGCGATCGCACTGGCCGACTTCACCAATTAGGAAATCTAGATCCTTTTGAAGTCGAAATTCTGAACTTGTTAGAAAGAACAACGGCTCTTACTCCCACCGAATTGCAGTATTTAGAACAGATTGAGAACACACACTATATCGCTTCAATTAGTGTGGGATGAGAGGCGCGTTAATCGAGGATTCCACATTTTCATGTCCTCGCCCGCTATGCTGGCGAGCAATGAAGGTGTGGATGACGAGATGAACAAATCTTTATTTGCCAACATCGTTACTTGACATAATTATTAAATTACTGCTTGACACAATATAGTTTTTTCTGGTATTTTTATTCTCAGCAAATGCGTAAAGGTCGTAGCGCAATGAAAGTAACATATCAGTATCAGTTCTATCCCAACACCATTCAAAAGTTAAGCCTAAATCATTGGTTGAGAATTTGTCGCTATTGGTACAACAGGCAGCTAGGCGATCGATTTGATTGGTGGGAGAGTAACCGGACTGCTATAAATGCTTGCCCATTAGTTGCTAGCATCTCTACGCCTCGTGAAAAGCCTAACTACTATTCCCAAAAACAACAATTACCAGTCATCAAAAAAGACCTAGTAAAAGTCTTCCACAGTGGCGAGCTATTGGACTTCAAGCAGGTAGATTCAACTATTCTGCAAGATGTTTCTAAGCGAGTAGATAAAGCCTTTGAGCGGTTTGTTGTAGGGGATAGCAAAGGCGGGCGATCGGGTAAACCTCGATTCAAGACTGAAGCGGATTACCGAACGATGACTTTTTCTACGGCTAACAACGACTGGATTAAATTAGTTCGCAAGAATTGGTTTTATATCCGATTGCCGAAGTTAGGTGTCGTAAAAGTTCGGAAGCACCGCAGGGTCCCCGATAGATTTACCATCAAGCAAATTAGCGTGACTAGAAAGGCTGATGGTTGGTTTATCCAGGTAATGCTTGAAGCCTCTTGTGTGCCCCAGTTCACGCTCGACAAAGTTACCCCAAACTGGGACAACTCAATTGGGTTAGATGCGGTGCTCCATGAAGATGTCTATTTAGCAACGTCGTCAGGCGAGAAGTTACCTTCGTTAAAACCGCTTCGCAAAAACCAAGCTAAGTTAGACCATATCTCAAGGAAGCGGAACAAACGGAAGCGCGGTTCTAAAGCCCGACGGAAATTAGCCAAAAAAGAAGCGAGACAGCACCAAAAAATAGCGCGTTCTCGCCAAGATTTCCACTACAAAACAGCTCACAGACTTGTCAGGTCTGGAGCTAAATTCTTTTTTCATGAGGACTTAAACTTAAAAGGCTTAACGAAACGGAATAAAGTTAAGCAAGATCATGAGGGTACTTACCTCCCAAACGGTCAATCAGCTAAATCAGGACTAAACAAGTCTTGGTTGGATGCTGCGTTTGGTCAATTTTTCAAGACGCTGGAATACATAGCCGAAAAAGCTGGATCAGCCGTCGTTCCGCAAAAACCTGCTTATACCTCAATGGTTCTGTGCTATCGGAATGAAATTGTTTTTGCCGATTGCGGTATGCGAAACTATTGGGATGAGCAACATTCTTTAATGGTCGATCGTGATATCAATGCTGCGATTAATTTAAAGAAACTGGGATTGGACATTTTTCCCAGTATAAAACGCCGTGGCGGGAATCTTTCTGTAGTAGGAACTATAGATAATAGTACCGCGAAGGAAATTTTGCACACCCTTCATCGGGCTGCAAAGAAGCCTACGCCATACTGTACTCAGTTGGCGTAGGAGGATGTCACTTGATTCACTTGACAGTTCAAACACTGAGTCAATCAATTTTTGTTGAGCTGCTAATTGTTGCAGTGAATAACAAGCTATTGCTCGCACTCGCTCTGGAGACTTGCTAGCATTTTTGGCAGCAAACGGTCCCCAGAAAGCACTCAGTACAATCTTAATCTGTTCCGATATTGGGTATGTTTGACTCAAACAGTAATCCCAAACCATGTTATCGAATGGGTCGTCTAGTGCAACTAAAACACCCGATATTTGCGACTGCACTTGCTTCTGATTTTGGTCAGGTAACGGCTGATTGTTCAAATTGGCAATCATAGATTTCTCCTGTTAAGCTAACTTATTTACATCCCATTCAAGACTTTAGTATTTGCCATCAAGGAACAAACTCTCGTTCTTGAGGGGAGCGAATCCACAAAGTACAAAATCCTTTTTGTGCAGGTTTACCCTCTACTGTCAGCGTCACCCCCAATCGATTTATCTCAGTTTCACACAGTTTTTTGCCACCTTTTTCGTTCAACAAAGCTTGATTCCAGCTCATAAGTTGGCGAGCATATTTCCCTTCATTGCTTGTTGCCCACTGAATTGTATCCGCGTTCTTGCGAGCAAACTGACCCTCTTTGCTCAGCCCCCATTCGAGCGCTACGGCTTGTTCTAAAGTGAGCTGGCGCGGCCCTTTTGGGTCGAGTTCAGGCGCTGGAATGAACCGGGGCAGCGCTAGCCCGATAAACGCGCCGATCGCCATCGCCCCTAACACTACCCCGCTCCCAAAAATCACCGACCAAATATCGTGAGCAACTTTCTCTAAAGCTGCTTGTCGCACTAGGGTGTAAACTGAGTTAGAAATGTGGCGATGTTGCACCTTAACAGCCGCTTTTCCCTGCCGTTCTAAAAACTCCCTACTTTCTTTTTC encodes:
- a CDS encoding Uma2 family endonuclease; translated protein: MVQSPPKLITVDEFITNYGDSDCYELIDGELTEMEPTGPHEQVSGFLGRKLNVEIDRLDLPYLIPPRCLIKLLGTATAFRPDVLVLDQTRLINEPLWQQKPVITSGSSIKLIAEVVSTNWQNDYARKVEDYAILGVPEYWIVDCLGIGGREYIGKPRQPTVTICTLREDEYQKQLFQNDDLLISSIFPDLQLTAQQIFAAGRYAAI
- a CDS encoding HEPN domain-containing protein, with product MNPEQQRLLDKADRTLQAARVLCEQGFFDSAASRAYYVMFYIVTAFLESEKLSYSRHSAVIAGFGQKFARSGRVPVQFHRYLIDAQKTRLEADYNADIQISQTDAVQTIDRAEEMLNFALANIDSIPPSSP
- a CDS encoding nucleotidyltransferase domain-containing protein, encoding MPTSTINVQLKEIIAQIRQGLENLYGEQLIRIILYGSQARGDARPDSDIDILILLKQPFNYSQESERISVLIADICLEHTVVISCMFATLQKYQEYESGFFRNIRREGVPI
- a CDS encoding RNA-guided endonuclease InsQ/TnpB family protein; protein product: MQLAERHIIKSTENRFVEIDGLAFKSKNLYNAANYIIRQSFVYGWGYINYNEMNHLMKSHQAYKELPAKVSQQILMILDKNWKSFFEAVKAYKREPTKFTGRPKLPKYKDKVKGRNILVYTIQAISRQQLKKGIIKLSGTNILIKTKIEQEQICQVRLIPKCDCYVIEVIYNACAERSRSEPESTVDENQKELIASIDLGLNNLMALTSNQPGFTPLLINGRPLKSINQFYNKRKAQLQSQLKGLRKTSSRIQRLTRCRNQKIDNYLHHASRDIINILRERKMGTLVIGKNVQWKNEINLGKQTNQNFVTVPHARLIEMLEYKAALVGIRVMVQEESYTSRSSFLNLDPIPVCGENDADRVKFCGKRIKRGLYKTSSGRLINADVNGSYNILRKAVPNAFSDGIESCVVQPRRVNPLEVKKKGEGLDASHVM
- a CDS encoding IS630 family transposase, whose product is MKLRLEYWEKVKHIDPKNLVFLDETGVLLGLTRTHARSQRGTRAYAVKPFYRGKKVTVIGAISLTEVVALMTIDNSMDSQAFEVFIDKCLVPQLWSGAVVVMDNLPAHKVDSIKPMIEAVGASILCLSPYSPDFNPIELWWSQLKSLLRQFSPTTTQMVDTIIAVALDLINPKHLKNWFTNCCYCTS
- a CDS encoding RNA-guided endonuclease InsQ/TnpB family protein, translating into MKVTYQYQFYPNTIQKLSLNHWLRICRYWYNRQLGDRFDWWESNRTAINACPLVASISTPREKPNYYSQKQQLPVIKKDLVKVFHSGELLDFKQVDSTILQDVSKRVDKAFERFVVGDSKGGRSGKPRFKTEADYRTMTFSTANNDWIKLVRKNWFYIRLPKLGVVKVRKHRRVPDRFTIKQISVTRKADGWFIQVMLEASCVPQFTLDKVTPNWDNSIGLDAVLHEDVYLATSSGEKLPSLKPLRKNQAKLDHISRKRNKRKRGSKARRKLAKKEARQHQKIARSRQDFHYKTAHRLVRSGAKFFFHEDLNLKGLTKRNKVKQDHEGTYLPNGQSAKSGLNKSWLDAAFGQFFKTLEYIAEKAGSAVVPQKPAYTSMVLCYRNEIVFADCGMRNYWDEQHSLMVDRDINAAINLKKLGLDIFPSIKRRGGNLSVVGTIDNSTAKEILHTLHRAAKKPTPYCTQLA
- a CDS encoding DUF6753 family protein — protein: MAFSNNTKNNSIQSAEDSQNLPDSPDTVPEDAVEEKLKSNGSKLNEEEFWELIDDDSREREALNRDPLSAPPMYERDTESLISQVLKGKDSKFRSHVIQTAYRYGLNKNDPLFIVLMATGQLELLLEKKPQEIDQFFKNWQSQWQGDLKDSQAVISQELEQVRQLTENWEKESREFLERQGKAAVKVQHRHISNSVYTLVRQAALEKVAHDIWSVIFGSGVVLGAMAIGAFIGLALPRFIPAPELDPKGPRQLTLEQAVALEWGLSKEGQFARKNADTIQWATSNEGKYARQLMSWNQALLNEKGGKKLCETEINRLGVTLTVEGKPAQKGFCTLWIRSPQEREFVP